In the genome of Desulfuromonas sp. DDH964, one region contains:
- a CDS encoding calcium/sodium antiporter, with the protein MTLAFIAVIFGLALLVWSADRFVEGSAATARHFGMPPLLIGMVIVGFGTSAPEMVVSALAASQGNPGIALGNAYGSNITNIALILGVTALISPIAVHSQVLRKELPILTLVTALAAWQIWDGGITRLDAVVLLTLFGGLMAWTVWQGMRTKTDTLGSEMEQELDVRAMPMRRAVFWLVVGLVLLIASSRILVWGAVKIAHGFGVSDLIIGLTIVAVGTSLPELASSIIATRKGEHDIALGNVLGSNLFNTLAVVGIAGAIHPMAVGPEVFNRDMLVMAVLTLSLFVIGYGFRGPGRINRIEGAVLVACYLGYTAYLVSTLFG; encoded by the coding sequence ATGACCCTGGCCTTTATCGCCGTAATCTTTGGCTTGGCGCTCCTCGTCTGGAGCGCCGACCGCTTTGTCGAGGGCTCGGCCGCCACCGCCCGCCATTTCGGCATGCCGCCGCTCTTGATCGGCATGGTGATCGTCGGCTTTGGCACCTCGGCGCCGGAGATGGTGGTGTCGGCGCTGGCCGCGTCGCAGGGGAACCCGGGGATCGCCCTGGGGAACGCTTACGGCTCGAATATCACCAACATCGCCCTGATTCTCGGGGTGACGGCCTTGATCAGCCCCATCGCCGTTCATTCGCAGGTGCTGCGCAAGGAGCTGCCGATCCTCACCCTGGTGACTGCCCTGGCGGCATGGCAGATCTGGGATGGCGGGATCACCCGGCTCGATGCTGTGGTGCTGCTGACCCTGTTCGGCGGCCTGATGGCCTGGACCGTCTGGCAGGGGATGCGGACAAAGACCGATACCCTCGGCAGCGAGATGGAGCAGGAGCTCGATGTCCGTGCCATGCCGATGCGCCGTGCGGTCTTCTGGCTGGTGGTGGGGCTGGTATTGCTCATCGCCAGCTCCCGCATTCTGGTCTGGGGCGCGGTGAAGATCGCCCACGGCTTCGGCGTCAGCGACCTGATCATCGGCCTGACTATCGTTGCGGTCGGTACCTCGCTGCCGGAACTCGCCTCGTCGATCATCGCCACCCGCAAGGGGGAGCACGATATCGCCCTCGGCAACGTCCTCGGCTCCAACCTTTTCAATACCCTGGCGGTGGTCGGTATCGCCGGTGCGATTCACCCGATGGCGGTAGGGCCAGAGGTTTTCAATCGCGACATGCTGGTGATGGCCGTACTGACCCTGTCGCTCTTCGTGATCGGCTACGGGTTCCGGGGCCCGGGCCGCATCAATCGCATCGAGGGCGCGGTGTTGGTCGCCTGTTACCTCGGTTATACAGCCTACCTGGTCAGTACCCTGTTCGGGTAG
- a CDS encoding PaeR7I family type II restriction endonuclease: protein MAIDLVDYERKAREAVQAFWGNREAARQKQIESGKSDQGERAGVTAGKNMDGFIALILDVIRANGLANADIHQKRAVLTLPGFFRPTKLWDLLVIHKGELIAAIELKSQVGPSFGNNFNNRTEEAIGTAHDLWTAYREGAFGKQPRPFVGWLMLVEEALESSSSIKDNSPHFPVFEEFKGASYLQRYDLLCQKLTQEQLYTTASLIASPRTAAGNGEFSSLSSMTSLKTFVTSLAGHIAAEAARLE from the coding sequence ATGGCAATTGACCTCGTGGATTACGAGCGCAAGGCTCGTGAAGCGGTGCAGGCGTTTTGGGGAAACCGGGAAGCCGCCAGGCAGAAGCAGATTGAATCGGGCAAGTCCGACCAAGGCGAACGAGCTGGCGTTACTGCCGGAAAAAACATGGACGGCTTCATCGCATTGATATTGGATGTGATCCGCGCTAACGGTCTTGCAAATGCCGATATCCACCAAAAACGCGCAGTTCTGACGTTGCCCGGTTTCTTTCGGCCAACCAAACTCTGGGATCTGCTTGTCATCCACAAAGGCGAGTTGATCGCGGCCATAGAGCTGAAAAGTCAGGTCGGACCTTCTTTCGGAAATAATTTCAACAACAGGACAGAAGAGGCCATTGGAACGGCCCATGACTTATGGACGGCCTATCGCGAGGGTGCTTTCGGCAAACAGCCTCGACCGTTTGTTGGCTGGCTGATGCTGGTTGAGGAGGCCCTGGAATCCAGTTCTTCGATCAAGGACAACTCCCCCCATTTCCCAGTGTTCGAGGAATTCAAGGGCGCTTCATATCTTCAGCGGTACGATCTGTTGTGCCAGAAACTGACACAGGAACAGCTCTATACAACTGCTTCGCTTATCGCCTCACCGAGAACCGCCGCTGGCAATGGTGAATTTTCCTCACTGTCCTCAATGACCAGTCTCAAAACTTTTGTAACGTCCCTTGCTGGGCATATTGCTGCTGAAGCTGCAAGGCTGGAATAA
- a CDS encoding Eco57I restriction-modification methylase domain-containing protein, whose amino-acid sequence MPSLIQPTLFDLLDVSAFPRPAAVTDAIETLASNSSIEARGAIFTRIEVVDFILDLVGYVASEPLHHRRILEPSFGEGDFLLPIVERLLAAWREHGGNVSAADVELGGAVRGVELHKATFFSTHKTVVNRLVNEGISTFVASALADQWLIQGDFLLERQNTSFDFVVGNPPYVRQELIPAPLLSEYRRRYQTMYDRADLYIPFIEHSLSLLDKGGALGFICADRWMKNRYGGPLREFIARGFHLKAYVDMVDTNAFHSEVSAYPAITVITKSKTSATRIAHRPEIDKKTLACVAVDINSNFLPKDSSVREIVGVVSGSEPWLLESSDQMSLIRRIESQFSTLEQAGCKVGIGVATGADKAFIGKFDSLDVETDRKLPLVATRDIQSGEVVWQGQGVINPFADDGGLVDLRDYPKLASYLEERKSVIAKRHCAQKAPSNWYRTIDRIWPELTRQPKLLIPDIKGEAHIVFEPGKLYPHHNLYYVVSDTWDLRALQAVLLSGIAKLFVATYSTKMRGGYLRFQAQYLRRIRIPFWQDVSENLRRELIHAATTRDLDACNRAVFKLYNLNQEERSAFGGNGE is encoded by the coding sequence ATGCCGAGCCTGATACAGCCAACACTCTTCGACCTGTTGGATGTTTCAGCCTTCCCGAGACCGGCGGCGGTTACTGACGCGATTGAAACGCTGGCTTCGAACAGTAGCATTGAAGCCCGGGGGGCAATCTTTACGCGCATTGAGGTCGTTGATTTTATTCTCGACCTGGTTGGCTACGTCGCCAGTGAGCCATTGCACCACCGTCGTATTTTGGAGCCTTCTTTTGGAGAGGGCGATTTCCTTCTTCCCATTGTTGAACGACTACTTGCTGCGTGGCGAGAGCATGGCGGGAATGTTTCTGCCGCTGACGTTGAATTAGGAGGGGCCGTTCGTGGTGTGGAGTTACATAAGGCAACATTTTTCTCCACACACAAGACCGTCGTCAATCGACTTGTAAATGAGGGGATTTCGACATTCGTTGCTTCAGCTCTCGCCGACCAATGGCTGATTCAGGGGGATTTCCTTCTTGAGCGACAAAACACCAGCTTTGATTTCGTCGTCGGTAATCCGCCATATGTCCGGCAAGAACTGATACCAGCTCCGTTGTTGTCTGAATACCGTCGTCGCTATCAGACGATGTATGACCGTGCCGACCTCTACATTCCCTTCATCGAACATTCGCTGTCTCTTCTCGACAAAGGCGGAGCTCTTGGTTTTATCTGCGCCGACCGCTGGATGAAAAACCGCTATGGCGGTCCATTGCGGGAGTTCATAGCAAGAGGTTTCCATCTCAAAGCCTATGTCGATATGGTGGATACAAATGCCTTTCATTCCGAAGTCAGTGCTTATCCGGCAATCACCGTTATTACCAAATCGAAAACAAGTGCTACCCGTATCGCCCATAGACCTGAGATCGACAAAAAGACGCTCGCTTGCGTTGCTGTGGATATCAACTCGAATTTCCTGCCAAAAGATTCATCAGTTCGAGAAATAGTTGGAGTGGTAAGTGGTTCTGAACCTTGGCTTTTGGAATCGTCGGATCAAATGTCGCTGATTCGACGTATCGAGAGCCAATTTTCCACACTAGAACAAGCAGGTTGTAAGGTCGGGATTGGTGTGGCCACTGGCGCTGATAAGGCGTTTATCGGGAAATTCGATTCTCTTGACGTCGAGACCGACCGAAAACTTCCACTTGTGGCGACCCGTGACATTCAATCCGGTGAAGTCGTCTGGCAAGGTCAAGGCGTTATCAATCCGTTCGCAGATGACGGCGGCCTTGTCGATTTGCGGGATTACCCCAAGTTGGCCAGCTACCTTGAAGAACGAAAGTCGGTCATTGCAAAGCGCCACTGTGCACAGAAAGCACCGTCAAATTGGTACCGGACGATTGACCGGATATGGCCGGAGCTGACCAGGCAGCCGAAATTGCTGATACCTGATATTAAGGGCGAGGCTCATATTGTTTTTGAGCCCGGCAAACTCTATCCGCACCACAACCTTTACTATGTCGTCTCAGACACTTGGGATTTGCGGGCCTTACAGGCCGTATTGCTTTCCGGCATCGCCAAGCTATTTGTGGCGACCTATTCAACAAAAATGCGCGGAGGTTACCTGCGTTTTCAGGCGCAGTACCTGCGGCGCATCCGCATCCCCTTCTGGCAGGACGTATCTGAGAATCTTCGGCGGGAGTTGATCCATGCCGCGACCACCCGTGATCTTGATGCCTGTAACAGAGCGGTTTTTAAGCTCTACAACCTGAATCAAGAAGAACGATCCGCTTTTGGCGGCAATGGAGAATGA
- a CDS encoding helix-turn-helix domain-containing protein, whose translation MTRSATWRKTKTPASLRSDHWQLCLGTSGNFALERLATFIGIRTLMIVRVDSWFCLENLPGIRCFLLSYTISDPRNAVTDMEPKDKWLTIEELSGYLKMSRSKFYQLAQKGESPGSKIGTQWRFDRDEIDDWMKSLRQTTTQKASVNNG comes from the coding sequence TTGACCCGATCGGCAACTTGGCGTAAGACAAAAACTCCAGCGTCGCTACGCTCCGATCACTGGCAACTTTGCCTTGGAACGAGTGGCAACTTTGCGCTGGAACGGCTGGCAACTTTCATCGGAATCCGCACATTGATGATTGTCCGCGTAGATTCCTGGTTTTGTCTTGAAAATCTTCCTGGTATTCGTTGTTTTTTGTTATCATACACTATTTCTGATCCCAGAAACGCGGTGACCGACATGGAACCAAAAGACAAATGGCTGACCATCGAGGAGCTTTCCGGCTATCTGAAGATGAGCCGCAGCAAGTTCTATCAGCTGGCCCAGAAAGGCGAGTCGCCAGGCTCAAAGATTGGAACTCAGTGGCGGTTCGACCGGGATGAGATCGATGACTGGATGAAGAGCCTGCGACAAACAACAACACAAAAGGCATCGGTCAACAATGGATAG
- the istB gene encoding IS21-like element helper ATPase IstB, with protein MLSHPTDDKLRALKLTGMLKALQEQRLSETADALSFEERLGLLVDREQTERDSRRLTTRLRTARLRQSACIEDLDWRAPRGLDRDLVLALAGGRYLAKGHNILITGPTGVGKSYLACALAHKACRLGCKTLYLRLPRFLEELALARADGRYPKMMDRVAKTQLLVLDDWGLAPMTAAGCRDLLEILEDRHNLRSTLITSQLPVEAWHDYLGDPTVADAILDRLIHNAYRLTLKGESMRKRRSQLDPIGNLA; from the coding sequence ATGCTCAGCCACCCCACCGACGACAAACTGCGCGCCCTCAAGCTGACCGGCATGCTCAAGGCCCTTCAGGAACAGCGCCTTAGCGAGACCGCCGATGCCTTGAGCTTCGAGGAGCGCCTCGGCCTGCTGGTCGACCGCGAGCAGACCGAGCGCGACAGCCGCCGGCTCACCACTCGCCTGCGCACGGCCCGGCTGCGTCAGAGCGCCTGCATCGAGGACCTCGACTGGAGGGCACCCCGGGGACTCGACCGCGACCTCGTGCTGGCGCTGGCCGGCGGTCGCTACCTCGCCAAGGGCCACAACATTCTCATCACCGGCCCCACCGGCGTCGGCAAGAGCTACCTCGCCTGCGCCTTGGCTCACAAGGCCTGCCGCCTCGGCTGCAAGACCCTCTACCTGCGCCTGCCCCGCTTCCTGGAGGAACTGGCCCTCGCGCGGGCCGACGGCCGCTACCCCAAGATGATGGATAGAGTCGCCAAGACTCAACTGCTCGTCCTCGACGATTGGGGGCTCGCCCCCATGACCGCCGCCGGTTGCCGCGATCTGCTCGAAATCCTCGAGGACCGCCACAATCTGCGTTCGACCCTGATCACCAGCCAGCTTCCGGTCGAAGCCTGGCACGACTACCTCGGGGATCCGACGGTCGCCGACGCCATCCTCGACCGCCTCATCCACAACGCCTACCGGCTCACCTTGAAAGGAGAATCGATGCGCAAACGGCGATCCCAGCTTGACCCGATCGGCAACTTGGCGTAA
- the istA gene encoding IS21 family transposase has protein sequence MRKIKDVLRLHYEAGLTQRAIARSVGTSHTTVGEFLRRAAHAGLSWPLPENLDETRLEQLLFPPAPVIPADQRPMPDWATIHQELKRKGVTLGLLWEEYQNSHPEGYRYSRFCDLYREWSGKLRLSMRQVHKAGEKLFVDYTGQTLPIVDRRTGEIREAQLFVAALGASSQTFAEATWTQGLPDWIGSHVRAFSFYGGVPEIVVPDNLKSAVSKPCRYEPDINPTYAELAAHYGCAVIPARVRKPKDKAKVEAAVLVAERFILARLRNRTFFSLAEANAAIRELVEHLNRRPFKKLPGCRQQLFDTLERPALNPLPATPYTFAEWRHARVNIDYHAEVDHHYYSVPYVLVKQQLDVRLTATTVEFLHKGQRVASHVRSSERGRHTTLGEHMPKSHREYAEWTPQRLVSWAAKTGPHTAALAEKILASRAHPQQGYRSVLGLIRLAKTYTPERLEAACQRALATNACRLKSVASILKTGLDRQSLPESTESQLSLLPSHDNIRGAGYYH, from the coding sequence ATGCGCAAGATCAAGGACGTTCTGCGTCTGCATTACGAAGCCGGCCTGACACAGCGGGCCATCGCCCGCTCCGTCGGCACGTCACACACCACGGTGGGCGAATTTCTGAGACGCGCCGCTCACGCCGGGTTGTCTTGGCCGCTGCCAGAGAATCTGGACGAAACCCGACTTGAACAGTTGCTCTTTCCGCCAGCGCCAGTCATTCCCGCCGACCAGCGCCCCATGCCCGACTGGGCGACCATCCATCAGGAACTCAAGCGCAAGGGCGTCACCCTGGGGCTGCTCTGGGAGGAATACCAGAACAGCCATCCCGAGGGGTATCGCTACAGCCGTTTCTGCGATCTGTACCGTGAGTGGTCCGGCAAACTGCGTCTGTCGATGCGTCAGGTGCACAAAGCCGGCGAGAAGCTGTTTGTCGACTACACCGGCCAGACCCTGCCGATCGTCGACCGCCGCACCGGCGAGATCCGCGAAGCGCAACTGTTCGTCGCGGCCCTGGGGGCGAGTTCCCAGACGTTTGCCGAAGCCACCTGGACCCAAGGGCTGCCGGACTGGATCGGCTCGCATGTCCGGGCCTTCTCCTTCTACGGCGGAGTGCCCGAGATCGTTGTTCCGGACAACCTGAAAAGCGCCGTCTCCAAACCCTGCCGCTACGAACCGGACATCAACCCCACCTATGCGGAGCTGGCCGCTCACTATGGCTGCGCGGTGATTCCGGCGCGGGTGCGCAAACCCAAAGACAAGGCCAAGGTCGAGGCGGCGGTTCTGGTCGCCGAGCGCTTCATCCTGGCGCGGCTGCGCAACCGTACCTTCTTCAGTCTGGCCGAGGCCAACGCCGCCATTCGGGAGCTGGTGGAGCACCTCAACCGGCGCCCCTTCAAGAAGCTTCCCGGCTGCCGCCAGCAGCTCTTCGACACCCTGGAACGTCCGGCTCTGAATCCTCTGCCGGCGACCCCCTATACGTTCGCCGAATGGCGCCATGCGCGGGTCAACATCGATTACCATGCCGAAGTCGACCACCACTACTACTCGGTCCCGTATGTGCTGGTGAAGCAGCAGCTCGACGTGCGCCTGACGGCGACCACCGTCGAATTTCTGCACAAAGGGCAACGGGTGGCCTCCCATGTCCGCTCCTCTGAGCGCGGTCGCCACACCACTCTCGGCGAGCACATGCCCAAAAGCCACAGGGAGTATGCCGAATGGACGCCGCAGCGCCTGGTTTCCTGGGCGGCCAAAACCGGACCGCACACCGCCGCCTTGGCAGAGAAGATCCTGGCCTCACGGGCCCATCCCCAGCAGGGCTACCGCAGCGTCCTGGGGCTGATCCGGCTGGCCAAGACCTACACGCCCGAGCGCCTGGAGGCGGCCTGCCAGCGGGCCCTGGCAACAAACGCCTGTCGCCTCAAGAGCGTCGCCTCGATCCTCAAAACCGGACTGGACCGCCAGTCGCTCCCCGAGTCCACCGAGTCCCAACTCTCATTGCTGCCGAGTCACGACAACATCCGCGGCGCCGGCTACTACCACTGA
- a CDS encoding gamma-glutamylcyclotransferase family protein, which produces MTFSINPQSEIPNQQLLRLFVYGTLKRGYWNHQRFCAQARSIEPAVVWGRLYHLHAGFPALEVPEGLILARGTADPLADARRQQDVGTPRFGRPTGDWDLIHGELVTFTDPQRDLSPIDRLEGFRPGGHSMYQRVMVAAARGSIACAVWTYTMHAPQNGERITNDNQAVCWQSAQNA; this is translated from the coding sequence ATGACATTTTCAATCAATCCTCAATCCGAAATCCCCAATCAGCAATTGTTGCGGCTCTTCGTCTACGGCACCCTGAAACGGGGCTACTGGAACCATCAACGTTTCTGCGCCCAGGCCCGCAGCATCGAACCGGCCGTGGTCTGGGGCAGGCTCTACCACCTCCACGCCGGGTTTCCGGCTCTTGAGGTGCCGGAAGGTCTGATCCTGGCCAGAGGCACCGCCGACCCACTGGCCGATGCCCGCAGGCAACAGGATGTTGGCACGCCACGCTTCGGCCGCCCGACCGGCGACTGGGATCTGATCCATGGGGAACTGGTGACCTTCACCGACCCGCAGCGCGACCTGTCACCCATCGACCGGCTGGAAGGATTTCGGCCCGGGGGGCACAGCATGTACCAGCGGGTGATGGTGGCGGCAGCCAGGGGCTCAATCGCCTGTGCCGTATGGACTTACACCATGCATGCGCCTCAGAACGGCGAACGTATCACCAACGACAATCAGGCCGTTTGTTGGCAGTCGGCACAAAACGCTTGA
- a CDS encoding four helix bundle protein, with translation MSYVASMDADEFKNRTRTFAIRVIRLEEALPKNQTAKVIGNQLLRCGTSVGANYRASCRAKSPADFIAKMAIVEEECDESIYWMELIAEAGLMNEKRLTDLKNEANEILSMVVASIKTARSRK, from the coding sequence ATGTCATATGTTGCCTCCATGGATGCTGATGAGTTCAAAAACAGAACCAGAACTTTCGCGATCAGGGTGATCCGGTTGGAGGAAGCGTTGCCGAAAAACCAGACCGCGAAAGTGATTGGAAACCAGTTGCTCCGCTGTGGCACCTCGGTTGGCGCGAACTATCGGGCCTCCTGCCGCGCCAAATCCCCTGCCGACTTCATCGCTAAAATGGCCATCGTCGAGGAAGAATGCGATGAATCCATCTACTGGATGGAGCTGATCGCCGAAGCCGGTTTAATGAACGAGAAGCGCTTGACCGATCTGAAAAACGAAGCAAATGAAATTCTTTCCATGGTCGTTGCCTCCATAAAAACCGCCCGCTCACGCAAGTAA
- a CDS encoding tyrosine-type recombinase/integrase: MSNRTADLDLTGAIEAFCARLSAEGRSPATIAAYRRDLAMVARVAGELAPGIVCRAVTAGLLDQVFFAGAVTESERGPRSAASLHRMKAAVRAFFAWASEAGVVDDNPARSIRMHRLPRKLPVFLTTTEKKRLLKELKGRSDFSALRDRAMIEVLLGTGIRLGELAALDMDDIDLDAKHLRVRAKGNVPQVKFIKTDLRTLLRRYLAERRRHGRPEMEALFLSNRDGRLCQRQIANRLAHWLRKAGIEKELTPHGLRHTFATHLYGATNDLLVVQRALGHRDVSTTQIYTHLVDGQLEEALERL; this comes from the coding sequence ATGAGCAACCGAACGGCTGACCTCGACCTGACGGGCGCGATAGAGGCGTTCTGTGCCCGCCTGTCGGCCGAAGGCCGCTCCCCGGCGACCATAGCCGCATACCGCCGGGACCTCGCCATGGTGGCCCGCGTGGCCGGGGAGCTGGCCCCGGGTATCGTCTGTCGGGCGGTCACGGCAGGACTCCTCGACCAGGTGTTCTTCGCCGGGGCGGTCACCGAGAGTGAGCGCGGCCCACGCTCGGCGGCCTCGCTCCATCGGATGAAGGCGGCAGTGCGGGCCTTTTTCGCCTGGGCCTCCGAGGCTGGCGTGGTCGATGACAATCCGGCCCGGTCCATCCGCATGCATCGGCTGCCGAGAAAGCTGCCGGTGTTCCTGACCACCACCGAAAAGAAACGCCTGCTCAAGGAACTCAAGGGACGGAGCGACTTCTCCGCGCTGCGCGACCGCGCCATGATCGAGGTGCTGCTGGGCACCGGGATCAGGCTTGGCGAGCTGGCCGCGCTCGACATGGATGACATCGACCTCGACGCCAAGCATCTGCGGGTGCGGGCCAAGGGGAATGTGCCGCAGGTCAAGTTCATCAAGACCGACCTCCGCACATTGCTGCGCCGTTACCTGGCCGAGCGCCGTCGACACGGTCGCCCGGAAATGGAAGCCCTGTTCCTGTCGAACCGGGACGGCAGGCTCTGCCAGCGGCAGATTGCCAACCGGCTCGCCCACTGGCTGCGGAAGGCCGGGATCGAAAAGGAACTGACGCCGCACGGGCTGCGGCATACCTTCGCCACCCACCTCTACGGCGCGACCAATGACCTGCTCGTGGTGCAGCGGGCCTTGGGGCACCGGGACGTGTCCACCACCCAGATCTACACTCACCTCGTGGACGGTCAGCTCGAGGAAGCCCTCGAACGCCTCTGA
- a CDS encoding AbrB/MazE/SpoVT family DNA-binding domain-containing protein — protein sequence MIKTLTKHGNSLALVIEKPVLELLGADAETPFDVTTDGQVLILSPVKDAGRREEFRTALGKVNARYPKALKKLAE from the coding sequence ATGATTAAAACCCTGACCAAACACGGAAACAGCCTGGCGCTGGTCATCGAGAAGCCCGTTCTGGAACTGCTCGGGGCCGATGCGGAAACACCCTTCGACGTCACCACCGACGGCCAGGTGCTGATTCTTTCCCCTGTAAAGGACGCCGGTCGGCGCGAGGAGTTCAGGACCGCCCTCGGCAAGGTCAACGCCCGTTATCCCAAGGCCCTGAAGAAGCTGGCGGAATAA
- a CDS encoding type II toxin-antitoxin system death-on-curing family toxin, with amino-acid sequence MEPKFLSLTEVLEIHQDQLARYGGGSGIRDIELLKSALGMPAATYGGEFLHTDVYEMAAAYLFHLVKNHPFVDGNKRVGAVAALVFLLLNGHDFDAPEDDFAEMVLSVTRGEIDKAEVAVFIRRWSRAL; translated from the coding sequence ATGGAACCGAAGTTTCTCAGCCTGACCGAGGTGCTTGAAATTCACCAGGATCAGTTGGCGCGTTACGGCGGCGGTTCGGGCATCCGGGATATCGAGCTGCTCAAGTCCGCTCTCGGCATGCCAGCGGCCACCTACGGCGGTGAGTTCCTGCACACCGATGTGTACGAGATGGCAGCCGCCTATCTCTTTCACCTGGTCAAGAACCATCCCTTCGTGGACGGCAACAAGCGGGTCGGCGCGGTGGCTGCATTGGTGTTCCTGCTCTTGAACGGCCATGACTTCGATGCGCCGGAAGACGATTTCGCCGAGATGGTGCTGTCTGTCACCCGGGGAGAAATCGACAAGGCCGAGGTCGCCGTTTTCATCCGTCGCTGGAGCCGGGCGCTGTAA
- a CDS encoding Fic family protein: MTLDTTQNRLAGYAFLIEQYDLSALPNWHTSSVSPTGTLRSTIQDGQVESVYPQSYWPGDGTGDHLEFALKYDGVNLGILSALFDVVPEDEIAAWISSKPTGKYARRIWFLYEFLTGRELPLPDLTKGNYTPLLEPDRYYTAAPGRRMQRQRVIDNLLGGKDFCPIIRRTEKLAAMEGIDLQKRCEEVVTSYPPELLRRALSYLYNKETKSSFEIEHIKPSASRTEKFIGLLEMAEHKDFCEKPLLIDVQNRIVDPRFRDTDYRANQNYVGQTISYQKQLVHYVCPKPDDLPELMAGLLAAHQVMKEGAVPAIIHAAAISYGFVFMHPFEDGNGRIHRFLIHNILFLRGEIPKGLMFPVSAAMLKNPALYDHSLEAFSNPLMRLVEYDLDDLGQMTVPGETGLLYRYIDMTAQAEALYDFVKLTIEHELVEELDFLANYDRTKQAIQEIVDMPDRLIDLFIQLCLQNNGRLSARKRESHFGFLTDDELADMENAVREGYARN, from the coding sequence ATGACATTGGACACGACACAGAACCGGCTGGCAGGCTATGCGTTTCTGATAGAGCAATACGACTTGAGCGCTTTGCCGAACTGGCACACGTCCTCAGTCAGCCCGACGGGAACGCTGCGCTCGACTATTCAGGATGGGCAGGTGGAATCCGTCTATCCCCAGTCCTATTGGCCCGGAGACGGGACGGGAGACCATCTGGAGTTCGCCCTCAAGTACGACGGCGTCAATCTTGGCATCCTGTCGGCCCTTTTCGACGTGGTCCCAGAAGACGAGATAGCGGCCTGGATCAGCTCGAAGCCAACCGGGAAATACGCCCGCAGGATCTGGTTCCTGTATGAATTCCTGACCGGACGGGAACTCCCGCTGCCGGATCTGACCAAGGGGAATTACACTCCGCTGCTTGAGCCGGACCGTTACTACACCGCAGCGCCCGGTCGTCGCATGCAGCGTCAGAGAGTCATCGACAATCTGCTTGGCGGGAAAGATTTTTGTCCAATCATCCGGCGCACCGAAAAGCTCGCCGCCATGGAAGGAATCGACCTGCAGAAAAGGTGCGAAGAGGTCGTGACCTCCTATCCACCGGAGCTTCTCAGACGGGCACTAAGCTACCTGTATAACAAAGAGACCAAGTCCTCATTCGAGATCGAACACATCAAGCCGAGCGCCTCCCGGACAGAGAAATTCATCGGCTTGCTGGAGATGGCCGAGCACAAGGACTTTTGCGAAAAGCCTCTCCTGATCGACGTGCAGAACCGCATCGTCGATCCCCGGTTCCGGGACACGGACTACCGAGCCAACCAGAACTACGTCGGTCAGACTATTTCCTACCAGAAGCAGCTCGTTCACTATGTCTGCCCGAAGCCCGACGACCTCCCGGAACTGATGGCGGGACTGCTCGCTGCCCACCAAGTGATGAAGGAGGGCGCGGTCCCCGCCATTATCCATGCCGCCGCCATCTCCTACGGCTTCGTCTTTATGCATCCCTTCGAGGACGGCAACGGCCGTATTCACCGGTTTCTCATTCACAATATCCTGTTCCTGCGCGGCGAGATCCCGAAAGGGCTCATGTTCCCGGTCTCCGCCGCCATGCTGAAAAATCCGGCGCTTTACGATCACTCCCTGGAGGCGTTCTCAAACCCGCTGATGCGGCTGGTTGAATACGACCTGGACGATCTCGGCCAGATGACGGTGCCGGGTGAGACCGGACTTCTGTACAGGTACATCGACATGACCGCTCAGGCAGAGGCGTTGTACGATTTCGTTAAGCTCACCATTGAGCACGAACTGGTGGAAGAACTCGATTTTCTGGCGAATTACGACAGGACCAAACAGGCCATTCAGGAAATCGTGGACATGCCTGACCGCCTCATTGATCTTTTTATCCAGCTCTGCCTACAAAACAATGGTCGCCTTTCGGCGAGAAAGAGGGAATCGCATTTCGGGTTTCTGACCGATGACGAGTTGGCCGACATGGAAAATGCCGTCCGGGAAGGATACGCGAGGAACTGA